The nucleotide window TTTGAACATTTAATAATATACTTCGTATTTCTGGAATTTGTGATATTTTAGATGCAAGTATAGAAGTTTTTTCTGTAAAAATGTTATTTGTAATATCTTTTTTATTATAAATTACCTTAAATTTTTTTTTTCTTATAAATAAAAAGTAGTTTAATTTTTTTGCAATAACAATAACTTTGTTTGGTATAATATAAGAAGAACGTTGTAAATAAATGAGGGCAACTGCCCTGTATATAAAACCGGATTCTAGCGAAAACCATCCTATTTTTTTAGATATTTTTTTACATAAAGTACTTTTTCCTGACGCGCTTGTTCCATCAATAGTAATTACTGGAATATTCATAATAGTTAAATAGAATAAGTTTTAATTAAAAGATTATTGTTTTTTTTTATATAAGTATATATTAGATATATATATGTAAATATATTAAAATTTTAAAAATAGTATTTTAGATTTTATTATATAAATTAAAATAAATAAATTTTATTTATTATTATTTTAAATTAAAACCTAATTGTATAAAATTTTTTATTTTAAAAATAAAATGTTAGTTTTATATGTAGATTGTTAATAAGATAAATCTTATTTTCATAATATTTGCATAAGATATAAATATATATAAATATCTTGTAAAATATTATATGTTTAATTATAAAAACTTATTTTATTAAAAACAGAAAAATAATTTGGAAATGTTTTTGAAACACATTCTGGATCTATTATGTTAACTGATGTTTCTGATAGAGATATAAGAGAAAAACACATTGCTATTCTATGATCATTATATGTATTAATAGAAGATGTAATAAATTTTTTAGGAGGAGTAATAGAAATATAATCTTCACCTTCTATTACTATGGCACCAATTTTTCTTAATTCAGTAGACATTGCATGTAATCTATCTGTTTCTTTAACTCTCCAATTATATATGTTTCTGATAGTTGTTGTTCCATTAGCAAACAACGCTACCATAGCAATAGTCATTGCTGCATCAGGAATATCATTCATATCCATATCAATTCCACACAGTTTTCCTTTCGAACATTTTACAAAATTTTCTCCCCAAAATATTATAGCTCCCATTTTTTGAAGTACGTTAATAAATCTAATGTCTCCTTGTATACTATTTCTATATATGTTATTTAAAACAATATTTTTACCTTTAATAGCTGCAGCTGCTAGAAAATAAGTAGCTGAAGATAAATCACTTTCTATGTAGTAAGTTCCTGGACTACGGTAAGTTTGTTGTCCTTTAATATAAAACGTTTTATAATTCTCATGTTTTATTTTTATTCCAAAATGTTGAATGATATTTAATGTCATTTTAATATAGGGAATTGATACTAATTTTTTCTTTACTGTAATAGTAGTGTCATTAATGGCTAGTGGAGATGCTATCAAAAGTGCTGATAAATATTGGCTAGAAATATTCCCACGTATTGAAATTTTTCCTCCAACAAATCCTCCTTTTGTTTGTACTGGTGGAAATCCTTCTTTTTTTTGTATATATTTAATTTTAGCTCCTCCTTGTTTTAGACAGTCAACTAAATCTCCTATAGGACGTTCTTGCATTCTTTCATCACCTGTAATAACAAAATCATTATTAACTAAAGATAAAACAGCAACTAAAGATCTTATAGCTGTTCCTGCGTTTCCTAAAAATATAGATGATTTTTTATTATTTTTAAAATCAATTCCATTTCCATATATATGACAAATAGAGTTTTTTTTTTCTAAAATGTAATGTACACCTAAATTTTTTAAAGCTAAAAGCATGAATTGTGTATCATGACTATCTAATAAATTTATTAAACTAGTTTTTCCGTTAGAAATCGCAGAAATAAGAAGTGCTCTATTGGAAATGCTTTTTGAACCAGGTAAATCTATTTTTCCTTGAACGTAAGCAATAGGTTTTATAGTTAAAGATGTTTTCATATAGTAAATTTCCTAGAAAAAATTATTTGTATATATTAAGTATTGTTTATTATTTACATAATAATTAATTAAACTATCCATATTTTTTTTCAAAATATTTCATGTATGAAGATAGTTTTTTTACTCCATTAAAAGTCATAGCATTATAAATAGAAGCGCGCATACCACCTATTAAAGAATGTCCTTTCAAAAATAAAAGACCATTTTTATGTGTTTTTTTTAAAAATAGTTCATTCAATTTTTCATCTTTTAAAAAAAACGAAATATTCATAGATGATCTATTTTTTTTATCAATAAAATTAGTGTATAGAGAACTATCATCTATTGTTTTGTACAAAAGATTAGATTTTTTTTCATTTATTTTTTCTATTTCTGCAATTCCTCCTATTTTTTTTATCCATTTAAATACCAAACCTGCTACGTATAAAGAAAAAGTAACAGGAGTATTAAACATGGATTTATTTTTTAAAATATTTCTATAATTTAAAACAGATGGACAATGTTCATGGCATTTTTTAATTAAATCTTCTCGTATAATAACTATTGTTATACCAGATGGTCCTATGTTTTTTTGAGCACTGGCATATATCATTCCGTAATCTTTAATATTTATTTTTCTAGATAGAATACTTGAAGAAAAGTCAGCTATTACTGCAATGGATTTATTAAAATTTGGTCTTTCGTATATAGCAATACCTTCTATTGTTTCATTGTGACAATAGTGAATATAAGACGTTTTATCATTGATATTCCATTCTTTCATTGGTGAAATAGAATATTTTCCGTCTCTTATTTTACGTACATTTATTAATTTAGAAGAGCATAAACGTTGAGATTCTGTAAAAGCACTTTTAGACCAGTAACCACTATTAATGTAGTTTGCGGTTTGAGTTGTATTCAATAAATTCATAGGAATAGCGTAAAATTGAGCTCTTGCTCCTCCAGAACAAAATAATATTTTGTAGTTTTCAGGTATATTCATTATTTTTTTTAAATTTTTTTTTGCTGTTTCAAACATATCAACAAAATCTTTAAAACGATGACTTATTTCAATAATAGAAACTCCTAAATTATTCCAATTGTGAATATTTTTAGAAATAGTATTTAATACTTTTCTCGGAATCATAGCTGGTCCAGCACTAAAATTATAAATTTTACTATTCATTTCTTTCTCATCTAATGTTTAAATTGTAAAAATTATTAATTTAGATGTTAATCTAAAAAATTAAATATTAATTTAATTAATTTTTATTGTATAAATTTTAATCCATTCATATATTTTTCTTGCAAAACAGTAGGAACTTCTATTTTTCCGTCAGAATGTTGATAATTTTCGATAATGGCAGCCAATGTTCTTCCAACAGCTAATCCAGATGCGTTCAACGTGTGTAAAAAATTATTTTTTGATTTTTTTTTTCTAGAATATTTTAGATTAATTCTTCTCGATTGAAAATCTAACATATTAGAACAAGAAGATACTTCTATATATTTATCCATAGATGGAAACCAAACTTCTAAATCATAAGTTTTAGAAGCAGAAAAACCTAGATCTTGTGTGCATAGGAGAACTTTCCTATATGGTAGTTTTAATAGTCTCAATACTTTTTCTGCGTGATTAGTTATTACTTCTAAAGCTAAAGATGATTTTTTTGGATGGACGATTTGTACAATTTCTACTTTTTCAAATTGATGAGTTCGAATTAGCCCCTTTGTGTTTTGTCCATAAGAATAATTTTCTGATCGAAAACAAGGAGAATGAGCTGTTAATAAAATAGGTAATTCATTTTTATTAATTAGTTTATTTTTAAATAAGTTTACTAGTGGTACTTCTGAAGTTGGAATTAAAGAGTACTCTAATTTATTTTTATTTTTAGAATAAATATGAAAAAGTTCTTCGCTAAATTTGGGTAATTGTCCTGTTCCATATAAACAGTCTGAATTTACTATATAAGGAACATATATTTCTGAATATCCATGTTTTATTGTATGCAAATCTAACATAAATTGACCAAGTGCTCTATGAAGTAAAGCAATTTTATTCTTCATAACAATAAATTGAGAACCAGATATATTTAAATTTGGATTAGAATCAAATCCGAGAATATTATTACCAAGTTGAATGTGATTTTTAAATAGTATATTAGTTTTTTTATATTTATTCCCCCATTGGAATATTTCATGATTACTAGTATTATTTTTTCCTATTGGAGTATCTTTATGAGGTATATTAGGTATATTGAGGTAAAATTCTAAAATTATTTTTTTCAGAAAGGATAATTTTTTTTTATTATGTTGAATAGTATTATTAATATTCACCACTTTTTTTTTTAAATGTGAATTTTTTTTAGATATTAATTTAAAGCTTCCAATTAATCTTGAAAAATAATTTCGTTTTTTTTGAAGGGTTTCAGTATGTAATTGAAGAATTCTTCTTTTAGATTCTAACGTATTTATTTTATGTATATTTAAATTAAATCCACGGTTTTTTAATTTTTTTTTTATTAATTCAGGTTGAATACGAAATAAGATTGGATCTAACATTTTTTTTTACAAAAATAGAGTGAGTGTAGTTTGCGTTAAGTTTTAATTATTTGATTTCAATAATAAAAAAACGCAAACATGATTTTAAATGTTATTAAAAATTTTGTTAATAATTAACTATTACTTGAATTGCTTAGTCGTAGATCGTTAACTTCAGTTTTTTCTGGAATTACGAAATCAAATTTATTTGGTTCTACATCCCATTTGTTTTGGCTTCGGAATTCAAATATAATTCGTTCGCTGTTTTCATCTATGAACTCAACTCTTTTAATAATACCTTCTTCTGTTATGTTTATATTAATTTTTTTATAAGGTAAAAATTTTTCACTTAGAATCATATTAAATGCGTTATTTTTATGTTTGCTTATTATTGATTTTAGAAATGATGGATCATTTATCATAGATAGAATTTGTACATTTTTTTTCATATGTTCAAATGGTAAAATAGTTACGTTATGATCTTCTATATTAAAATGCCATACTGTTTTTCCATTAGATACTACTTTTACAGGACTAGGAGAATCTATATGAATATAAAATGTAGTTTTGTCTTTAATCCAAAGCTTTCCTTTAGAATCAAAAATTTGTTTTCCATCTTTATCTATTATTTTTTGTTTAAATTCTAAAAAGATATTTTTTAAATGATTTAATCGATTTTCTAAATCTAATTGTTTGTCGAATGCCATTGAAGATACTGATAATAATACTGCAAAGATAAACAACAATATTTTATTCATTTTTTTGTCCTAAAATCAGTTAAAAAAAAAGATATGGTGTTTTCATATTTATATGAGTTTAAATTAAATATTTTTATTTAGAATAAACATATAGTTTATATTAGGATTTTAAATATGTATAGAAGATAAACTCATTTATTTGCGTTTAATTAGAATAACATATAAAATAATATTTCTATTAGAATTAATTGAAATAATATTATTATATATTAAAAAATAAATTTTTATATTTAAATTTTATAGTATATAAAATTTTGAAAATAAATAAAGTATTAAAAATAAATAAATTTTAAATTAGTCCAATATATGTATTTATAAAAGAAAAATGGAAACTAAAAATACTTCACTTCTTATACTAGGATCTGGTCCAGCTGGCTATACTGCTTCAATTTATGCATCTAGAGCTAATTTGTTTCCAATATTAATTACAGGAAATATAGTAGGAGGACAATTAACTACAACGTATACTATTGAAAACTGGCCGGGAGATTTTTCGACTTTAAGTGGAATAGATTTAATGGATAGAATGCATAAACATGCAAAGAAATTTAAAGTTGATATAATTAATGATGAAATTCTAGAAGTAGATTTTTTAACAAAACCATTTTATTTAATAGGACGAACGTTTTGTTATAGAACTGATGCATTAATTATAGCAACAGGTGCTTCTCCTCGGTATTTAGGGATAAGTTCTGAAAATAAGTTCAAAGGGAAAGGAGTATCAACTTGTGCTGTTTGTGATGGTTTTTTTTATGTAAAAAAAGATGTAGTAGTTATAGGAGGAGGTAATACTGCTGTAGAAGAAGCTTTATTTTTATCAAAAATAGCTAGAAAAGTTTTTATAGTACATAGAAATAAATATTTTAGTGCAGAAAGTATATTACTATATCAATTAAAAAAAAAAGTAAAAGAAAAAAAAATAATATTGTATACGAACTTTATAGTTGATGAAATTTTAGGAACAAAAGAAGAAGTTACTGGAATTAAAATAAAATCTAATATAAACAATAATGAATTTATTACTATAAATGTTGCAGCAGTTTTTATAGCTATAGGACATACTCCTAATACAAAAATATTCAAAAATCATTTAAAAATGAAAAATGAATATATTTCTGTGAACTTTGGAATACATAGTGGATTTACTAAAACTAGTACTGAAGGCATTTTTGCGGCAGGGGATGTAATTGACCATGTATACAGACAAGCTATTACTTCTTCAGCAACAGGATGTATGGCTGCTTTAGATGCTGAAAAGTATTTAAATGCAAAAAAATAAAATATTTTTTTCGATATCATTCAGTATAAATTATAGATAAACTTACATTTTTTACTAAAAAAATTAACTTAAATTGTATATATGAAATATAAAATAAAAAATTTAAAAAAATAATTCATTTTCAATTTTTTAAAATTTTAGTAATAAATAACAACTTGAGATCAACTGAAAAATAATAGAGAACAAGTAAATTATGCACAAAAAAGATAATGTAGAAATGCAAGGAACTGTAATTGATACTTTACCTAATACCATGTTTCGAGTAAAACTAGAAAACGATCATATTATTATTGCTCATATATCAGGAAAAATGCGAAAAAATTACATTAGAATTCTTACTGGAGATAAGGTTACGGTAGAATTAACTCCATATGATATTTCTAAAGGAAGAATAATTTTTAGAAGTAGATAAATATATTAAATATTATTTAAATAATATTTAATATATACAATATATTTTAAATAGTAATGTTTTCTTATTTTGAATAAAAAAGAATTTTACAGGTTTATTAATAAAAATTATTAAATATATTAATTGTTTTAAAAAATAATGTTTATTAATATGACAAAAAAAAATTTATATGCTAATTTCGAAAAATATGATTTATTTTTATTAACGTATTAAACACATATATGTTTTATAGATTGAAGAGAAGTTATATGCGTACAAAATATTGTGGAGATTTATGTTTGATAGATATAGATACATCAGTTATTTTATGTGGATGGGTTGATAAAATTAGAAATTTTGGAAGTTTTTTGTTTTTAGATTTAAGAGATAATAAAGGAATAGTTCAAATCTTTATAGATAAGAAAAATAAAAATCTGTATCAAGAATTTTCTATTTTAAAAAATGAATATTGTATTAAAGTTCATGGTATTGTAAAGAAAAGATTGGACAAAAATATTAATTTAAACTTAAATACTGGAAAAATAGAAGTATTAGCAAAAAAAATATATGTATTTAATGAATCTAAGTCATTTCCTTTAGATTATTACCATACATATAGTGAAGAAAAAAGATTTTTATTTCGTTATTTAGATCTTAGAAATAAAAAAAATATAAATATTTTTAAAATTAGAAGTAAAATAGTATATTTATTACACCATTTTCTGCAAAGTCATAAATTTATAAATGTAGAAACTCCAATTCTGACAAAAGTAATGAATGAAGGATCAAGAAACTATTTAGTTGCTAGTAGAATACATATTAATAAATTTTACGCTCTATCTCAATCTCCTCAAATATATAAACAACTTCTTATGATATCAGGATTTGACCGTTATTATCAGATAACTAAATGTTTTAGAGATGAAGATTTGCGTTCAGATCGACAACCAGAATTTACGCAACTAGATGTGGAAATGTCATTTATGCATGTAAAAAAAGTTCGTTTAATTATGGAAAAAATGATTCGGAATTTATGGAAAAAAGTTTTAAAAATTCGGTTAGATAAGTTTCCGACAATTACTTTTAATCATGCAATAGAAAAATATGGATCTGATAAACCGGATTTAAGAAATCCATTATTATTAACAAATTTAACTTTTCTACTAAAAAAAAATAAAAAATTTTTTTTATTTTTTAATATTAAAGAGGAAAAAAATTATAAAATAGTCGGACTTTGTGTTCCACATAAAAAATACTTTAGTAGGAAAATAATAGAAAAATATAATTTATTGGTTGCTAAATTCACTAAATCACAATTAATTTTTATACGAATAATTAATATGCAATTAGGATTAAATGGAATTAAAAGTTCTCATAAAAATATAATAGATGCAAAAATTTTGAAACAAATAATTAATGAAACAAAAGCAAAAAACGGAGATATTATATTTTTAATGATAGAAAAATGTGCTTTAGTTAGTACTATTTTTGGAGTTTTAAGAAAAAAAATTGGTGAAGAATTAAATTTAATAAGTAAAAAAGATTGGAAGCCAGTTTGGATTATAAATTTTCCATTATTTAATAAAGATATTAAAAATAATTTAGTTTCTGTTCATCATCCGTTTACTTCTTTTAAAAATACTAAAAAAAATTTAGATCTGTTGGATTCTTATCCTGAAAAAATTATTTCTGAAGCTTATGATTTAGTAATAAACGGATATGAAGCAGGTGGTGGTTCTGTTAGAATAAACAGTACATGTATACAAGATAAAATTTTTAATCTTCTAGGAATTTCAAAAAAGATAAAAGAAGAACAGTTTGGTTTTTTTTTAAAAGCCTTAGATTTTGGAACGCCCCCTCATGCTGGAATGGCTTTTGGTTTAGATAGAATTGTCATGCTCATGACGAATTCAAAAAATATAAAAGATGTTATTGCTTTTCCAAAGACAACCTCTGCTTATTGTTTAACAACAGGTGCACCTAATAAAATTATTTAGTAATTTAACAAAATCAAATAAATTTAAGAATATTAAATTTATTGAACAGTAGCAATTAGTTTAACCTATAATAAAAAATTAAAAATATATTATTTTTTTAAATGTATATCAAGTATTTAAAAGTTTGAGTTTTAAATTTAATTAAATATTTAATCATATAAAATAAAAAATAATATTAAAAGTATAAATAAAAAATCGCTTTAGTAGTACTATTTATAATAGTAGAAGATAATGCATTGATAAGAAATATAATTTAAATTGTTAAAACGGTAAGATTAAATAGAGTAATTACGTAATAATTATATTTTATATAAAGATAATAAAAGAAAATTTTTTTTTTATTTAATAGTTTGAAATATATAAAAAATAATTTTATTCAAAAGTCAATTTAATGTTTTTTAATCAAAAATATTAATATGTTATAAAAACAAATTCTAACTATAAAGTAATTACTTACTGTTTATTTTTTTTTGCAGTGTAAATGTTTAATACAAGATTAGTATTACAATCATTTTTTTTTATTTTTCATATATATAGATATAAATCTCAACATGTCTATTGATAAATAAAACAATTAATTATATAGAATACATTATTAATATTAATTTTTAAAAATTAAATTAATAATAGTTTACTTATACTAAAAAAAAGTTTTTAGTGTTAAATATAACAATTGTTACTTTATTTAAAAAAATGTGAAAGTTAAATTTTTTTTAAAAAAAATTGTTTAAAACTTTATTTATTTAAAAGAAGCGATTTTTATTAAGAAAAATTATAAGAGGTATTTTCTACTAATAATCTTGGGTTATTCCATCTGATTAAGTAGTATTTAATTTTAATAAAAATGTTAATCAACTTAAATGTTAATTTAAAGAATTAAACAATGAATATACATACTATTAAATATTTGAAATTTTTAAATTTTGCAAATTAAAGTATTTTTTATTTTTATGTAATTAAAAATTATGACTTTTTATTTTTTGTATTAAATGTATCTATTTTATAAATATAAAATATATTAATAAATTGTATAGACGGATTATTTTCTATATAAAGGATTTACATATATTTTATATTTACGATTATTAACATAATTAAATTGAATTTAAAAACAATATTGTTGTAAACATTTTTTACATTGATATTTCTAAAACTTTAGAAGAATAAATTTTTTTAAAATTATAAGTTTCTTCTAATGCAATAATAACTACTAGACTTCCCGAAATTATTAGATTTTTAGATAGTAAAAATGCAATAGCTTGATTTTCTTCTTTTACTTCATTATTTACTTTTTTAAAAAATATAGGAATAACACCTCTATATAATGCCATTAAATTTAAATCTCGTAAATTATCAGTTAACGAAAAAATAGGTAATTTAGACGTTATTCTAGAAGCCATGATAGATATTTGTTTAGAACGGGTAAGATTAATTATAGATGATACTCCTTTTAAGTGACTAGCAGTATACATTGATGACATAGCGATCGCTTCTTTTATACAATTAAATTGTGTGTTCAAACGATGTTTCGAAGTATTTAAAATTGGTATTTTTTCTGCCCCTTGACATATTTCAGACATAGAAATTACAGTTTCTACTGGATTCTTTCCAGAAGCAGTTTCAGCTGATAACATAACTGCATCGGTTCCATCTAAAACTGCATTAGCTACGTCCATTACTTCCGCTCTTGTAGGGATAGAATTAGTGATCATAGATTCCATCATTTGGGTAGCCGTAATTACAATCTTATTTAATTGACGAGTTCTTTTTATTAATTTTTTTTGAACTCCTGCTAGTTCTGGGTCGCTAATTTCTACACCTAAATCTCCTCGAGCTACCATAATAGCATCTGAGTTATTAATTATTTCATCTATTATATTTTGGTTAGAAACTACTTCTGCTCTTTCTATTTTTGCAATGACTTTTGCACGACTTCCTGCTTTTTGTAGTAATAATTTTGTACGTAAGAGATCCGCAGAACATCTAGGGAAGGAAATTGCTAAATAATCTACTCCTAAGTTAGCTGCTAATTTTATATCTTTTTCATCTTTTTTTGTTAAACAATCAGCAGATAATCCACCTCCAAGTTTATTAATTCCTTTTTTATTAGAAAGAACTCCTCCTATTAATACTTTGGTAAATACTTTAGACAATTTTGTATTTAATACTTTTAACTTTATCTTGCCATCGTCTAACAAAAGAATATCATTTTTTTTTACTTCTTCAGATAATTTAGAGTATTCAACTTGAACTATTTTTTCATTTCCATGGTATTTTGAAAAATTATAATCCAATATAAAGCTATTTCCTTTTTTTAAGAAAATTTTTTTATTTTCGAACATACCTATTCTAATTTTTGGACCTTGCAAATCACCTAATATTGATAAATAACATCCCATTTCTTTCATAATTAGTTTAGCTTGTTCTACTCTATATTGATGTTCTTGACTATTGCCATGGGAAAAATTTAAACGTAGCACGTTAACACCATTTTGAATAATTTTTTTTAAATTGTCTTTTTTATCTGTAGAAGGACCTAATGTTGCAACAATTTTTGTTCTTCTAATACATTTCATAATGATAAAAGCCTATTGTTTATAAAGAATAAAATATACGGGTTAAAATTTCTTATATATGTAATATGTTTATATTAAAAAGAATAATTTTATTTAAAACTGTATTTATAATACATTTATTTTGAGTTTTTTTAAAGTTACTAATATTGAGATTATAACTAAAGATTGATTTATAAGGAACATTTTTAAGATGTAGTGAATGCTTACAAATTGTTAAGAGATATGTTAAAATTTGTTATAATAATTAAGTTAAAATCGAATCATCATGTATGTATGTAATTAGTAAAATACACTTAATATTTTAAATGTTAATATTATTGACAATAGATAGAATTGAACTAAAATAGTTAAACATTTTTAATAAAAAATGGTTTATTAGCAATAAAAATGCAAGTCTACTATGATTAGTAATCATTAAAAATTTTAAAATATAGTAATATTTTATTTAAATATAATTTAATAAAAAAATATAATAAAACTCTTTATATAGATGTTTTTAAATATAGGGATAAATTTAGTTCTTTCAAATTTGTATTTTAAATATTTTTTATATTACAAAGAAAAAAATAAGAATATTACAAATTAATTGTGTTTATCAGGATAAAATTTATGGTTTACAGTTCAGTAGAATTATATGACATTGTTATTTTTGGAGCTAAAGGTGATTTAGTTAGAAGAAAATTAATTCCTGCATTATACAGTTTAGAATGTAAACAACAAATACATGCACATACTCGCATCATTGCTGTAGGAAGAGCAAAATGGAGTAGTCGTGAATATTGTGATAT belongs to Buchnera aphidicola (Anoecia corni) and includes:
- the cmk gene encoding (d)CMP kinase; amino-acid sequence: MNIPVITIDGTSASGKSTLCKKISKKIGWFSLESGFIYRAVALIYLQRSSYIIPNKVIVIAKKLNYFLFIRKKKFKVIYNKKDITNNIFTEKTSILASKISQIPEIRSILLNVQKSFRLNPGLVANGRDMGTVVFPDSQLKFFLTSNLKIRSYRRMLQLRKRGIITSFKKTYYEIQKRDNLDIFRKISPLKPSKNAIILDTSYINTTEMFNISMKYVKSKFNL
- the aroA gene encoding 3-phosphoshikimate 1-carboxyvinyltransferase, producing MKTSLTIKPIAYVQGKIDLPGSKSISNRALLISAISNGKTSLINLLDSHDTQFMLLALKNLGVHYILEKKNSICHIYGNGIDFKNNKKSSIFLGNAGTAIRSLVAVLSLVNNDFVITGDERMQERPIGDLVDCLKQGGAKIKYIQKKEGFPPVQTKGGFVGGKISIRGNISSQYLSALLIASPLAINDTTITVKKKLVSIPYIKMTLNIIQHFGIKIKHENYKTFYIKGQQTYRSPGTYYIESDLSSATYFLAAAAIKGKNIVLNNIYRNSIQGDIRFINVLQKMGAIIFWGENFVKCSKGKLCGIDMDMNDIPDAAMTIAMVALFANGTTTIRNIYNWRVKETDRLHAMSTELRKIGAIVIEGEDYISITPPKKFITSSINTYNDHRIAMCFSLISLSETSVNIIDPECVSKTFPNYFSVFNKISFYN
- the serC gene encoding 3-phosphoserine/phosphohydroxythreonine transaminase, whose amino-acid sequence is MNSKIYNFSAGPAMIPRKVLNTISKNIHNWNNLGVSIIEISHRFKDFVDMFETAKKNLKKIMNIPENYKILFCSGGARAQFYAIPMNLLNTTQTANYINSGYWSKSAFTESQRLCSSKLINVRKIRDGKYSISPMKEWNINDKTSYIHYCHNETIEGIAIYERPNFNKSIAVIADFSSSILSRKINIKDYGMIYASAQKNIGPSGITIVIIREDLIKKCHEHCPSVLNYRNILKNKSMFNTPVTFSLYVAGLVFKWIKKIGGIAEIEKINEKKSNLLYKTIDDSSLYTNFIDKKNRSSMNISFFLKDEKLNELFLKKTHKNGLLFLKGHSLIGGMRASIYNAMTFNGVKKLSSYMKYFEKKYG
- the serS gene encoding serine--tRNA ligase, translating into MLDPILFRIQPELIKKKLKNRGFNLNIHKINTLESKRRILQLHTETLQKKRNYFSRLIGSFKLISKKNSHLKKKVVNINNTIQHNKKKLSFLKKIILEFYLNIPNIPHKDTPIGKNNTSNHEIFQWGNKYKKTNILFKNHIQLGNNILGFDSNPNLNISGSQFIVMKNKIALLHRALGQFMLDLHTIKHGYSEIYVPYIVNSDCLYGTGQLPKFSEELFHIYSKNKNKLEYSLIPTSEVPLVNLFKNKLINKNELPILLTAHSPCFRSENYSYGQNTKGLIRTHQFEKVEIVQIVHPKKSSLALEVITNHAEKVLRLLKLPYRKVLLCTQDLGFSASKTYDLEVWFPSMDKYIEVSSCSNMLDFQSRRINLKYSRKKKSKNNFLHTLNASGLAVGRTLAAIIENYQHSDGKIEVPTVLQEKYMNGLKFIQ
- the lolA gene encoding outer membrane lipoprotein chaperone LolA → MNKILLFIFAVLLSVSSMAFDKQLDLENRLNHLKNIFLEFKQKIIDKDGKQIFDSKGKLWIKDKTTFYIHIDSPSPVKVVSNGKTVWHFNIEDHNVTILPFEHMKKNVQILSMINDPSFLKSIISKHKNNAFNMILSEKFLPYKKININITEEGIIKRVEFIDENSERIIFEFRSQNKWDVEPNKFDFVIPEKTEVNDLRLSNSSNS
- the trxB gene encoding thioredoxin-disulfide reductase, with amino-acid sequence METKNTSLLILGSGPAGYTASIYASRANLFPILITGNIVGGQLTTTYTIENWPGDFSTLSGIDLMDRMHKHAKKFKVDIINDEILEVDFLTKPFYLIGRTFCYRTDALIIATGASPRYLGISSENKFKGKGVSTCAVCDGFFYVKKDVVVIGGGNTAVEEALFLSKIARKVFIVHRNKYFSAESILLYQLKKKVKEKKIILYTNFIVDEILGTKEEVTGIKIKSNINNNEFITINVAAVFIAIGHTPNTKIFKNHLKMKNEYISVNFGIHSGFTKTSTEGIFAAGDVIDHVYRQAITSSATGCMAALDAEKYLNAKK
- the infA gene encoding translation initiation factor IF-1; the protein is MHKKDNVEMQGTVIDTLPNTMFRVKLENDHIIIAHISGKMRKNYIRILTGDKVTVELTPYDISKGRIIFRSR
- the aspS gene encoding aspartate--tRNA ligase, which encodes MRTKYCGDLCLIDIDTSVILCGWVDKIRNFGSFLFLDLRDNKGIVQIFIDKKNKNLYQEFSILKNEYCIKVHGIVKKRLDKNINLNLNTGKIEVLAKKIYVFNESKSFPLDYYHTYSEEKRFLFRYLDLRNKKNINIFKIRSKIVYLLHHFLQSHKFINVETPILTKVMNEGSRNYLVASRIHINKFYALSQSPQIYKQLLMISGFDRYYQITKCFRDEDLRSDRQPEFTQLDVEMSFMHVKKVRLIMEKMIRNLWKKVLKIRLDKFPTITFNHAIEKYGSDKPDLRNPLLLTNLTFLLKKNKKFFLFFNIKEEKNYKIVGLCVPHKKYFSRKIIEKYNLLVAKFTKSQLIFIRIINMQLGLNGIKSSHKNIIDAKILKQIINETKAKNGDIIFLMIEKCALVSTIFGVLRKKIGEELNLISKKDWKPVWIINFPLFNKDIKNNLVSVHHPFTSFKNTKKNLDLLDSYPEKIISEAYDLVINGYEAGGGSVRINSTCIQDKIFNLLGISKKIKEEQFGFFLKALDFGTPPHAGMAFGLDRIVMLMTNSKNIKDVIAFPKTTSAYCLTTGAPNKII
- the pyk gene encoding pyruvate kinase, with amino-acid sequence MMKCIRRTKIVATLGPSTDKKDNLKKIIQNGVNVLRLNFSHGNSQEHQYRVEQAKLIMKEMGCYLSILGDLQGPKIRIGMFENKKIFLKKGNSFILDYNFSKYHGNEKIVQVEYSKLSEEVKKNDILLLDDGKIKLKVLNTKLSKVFTKVLIGGVLSNKKGINKLGGGLSADCLTKKDEKDIKLAANLGVDYLAISFPRCSADLLRTKLLLQKAGSRAKVIAKIERAEVVSNQNIIDEIINNSDAIMVARGDLGVEISDPELAGVQKKLIKRTRQLNKIVITATQMMESMITNSIPTRAEVMDVANAVLDGTDAVMLSAETASGKNPVETVISMSEICQGAEKIPILNTSKHRLNTQFNCIKEAIAMSSMYTASHLKGVSSIINLTRSKQISIMASRITSKLPIFSLTDNLRDLNLMALYRGVIPIFFKKVNNEVKEENQAIAFLLSKNLIISGSLVVIIALEETYNFKKIYSSKVLEISM